From Bradyrhizobium sp. 4:
ACGACGTCACCGACGAGACCGTGTTCGCGATCATGCCCGACATGAACGGGCTCGCCTTCTCGGTCGGCCGCCGCGCCATGGGTGTCAACGGGCACTTCGACGCGCCGAACGACGTGCGCGCGTTCCTCGCGCGGCTGCTCGACGACTCAAGGTTGGAATAAGGCACGGACATCTCGGAGCCACATATCGCGCGCGTAACTCCCCAGCGCGTCGGCTTCATGCTGCGCCTGCCACGGTTCCAAAGCCGACTTTGTGTAGCGAAATCGTCGGGTTGCCTTGAGGTAAACCGGTTCCAACGCGCGCGCCCGATTTTGGTTTCAATTGGTGCAAAGGATGATCAGGAACCATATTGATGAACGGCAGTTAAATGGGGTGGAATGAAACAGGAGGGGACGACCTGTGAACTTAGTCGTCGTTTCGAATCGCGTCGCGCGCGGCAAGCCCAACGAGCCCATGACGGGCGGTCTCGCGGCGGCGTTATTGCCTGTCGTGGAACATTCGGGCGCGATCTGGGTGGGTTCCTCGGGCCGTGTGCGTGACGGTCATCAAAAGGAGCCGTTCGCCGAGATCGAAGCACTGGGTTCTGGCGCGATCGCGACGCTGGATCTGCCGGCGGCGCACTATGGCGGCTATTACGAAGGCTTTGCCAATTCGGCGCTATGGCCGGCGCTGCACTCGCGCAGCGATCTGATCCGCGTCTCGCGTGACGACTATGTCAGCTATCGCGAGGTCAACGCCTTCATGGCGCGCGCCTTGATGCGTTTCCGGAAAGCACAAACCGCGTTCTGGGTGCAGGATTACCATTTCCTCGCGCTCGGCGCGGAGCTGCGCGACCTCGGTGTCGACGACCCGATCGGCTTCTTCCTCCATACGCCGTGGCCCGTCGCGGCGGTGATGCAAGGCGTACCCAATCATCGCGAGCTGATCACGGCGATGTTGGCCTACGATCTGATCGGCTTCCAGACCCATGACGATTGCCAGAATTTTCTCGGCTATGTCGCGGGCGAACTCGGCCTCGCCGTCGAAGACGGCGTTGCGATCTCGCAGCATGGCCGAACGCGCTGCGAGGTCTTCCCGATCGGCATCGATGCCGAGAAGTTCGCGCAATACGCAGCGAAATCGGCGTCGCATCCGGATGTGTCGCGGCTGCGCCGCAGCCTCAACGGTGAGCGGCTCGCGATCGGCGTCGACCGGCTCGACTATTCCAAGGGCCTCGTCAACCGCATCAGCGCGTTCGATCGGCTCTGGACCGAACATCCGCAGTTTGCGCGCAGCATCTCGCTGCTGCAGATCGCAAATCCCTCGCGCGGGGCCATCGAAGCCTATGGCAATCTGCAGAACGAGGTCGCGCGGCTCGTGTCCGACGTCAACGGCCGCCACGGCGAGGCCGACTGGACACCGATCCGCTATCTCAACAAGGGCTTTAGCCAAGCCGTGCTCGCGGGTCTCTACCGCACCGCGCAGATCGGCGTGGTGACGCCGCTGCATGACGGCATGAACCTTGTCGCCAAGGAATACGTCGCCGCGCAAAATCCCGCCGATCCCGGCGTGCTGGTGCTGTCGAAATTCGCCGGCGCGGCCAACGAACTCGACGCCGCCCTGCTGGTCAATCCGCACGACATCGACGGCATGGCGCGCGCGATCGCGGTCGCGGCCGCGATGCCGCTCACCGAGCGCAAGATGCGCTGGGATGCGATGATGAAGAAGCTGCGCGGCCACACCATCCAGCAATGGTCGGCGGATTTCGTCGCTGAGCTGGAGAAGTGCCGGACGGAGAAGGCTGCAGTAGCGCCGCTCGCAGCACAGCCGCCGCAAGCGCTGCGCTGGCTCAAGTCGGCGATATCAGGCGTGCGGTTGATCTAGTCTCCTTCTCCCCGTTCCTTACGGGGGGAGGGCAGGGCCGAAGACGAGAGCCTCAATAGCAATACGACACGCCTTCCAGAATCGCGCACTGCCGCTTGTTCGGCGCGTTCGGATCGTCCAGCGGCACCATGCCCTTGCCCTGGCCGACGAACACGCCGGGCCCGACATGCACCGAGCTCTTGTTGCCGATGATGACGCTTTGATGCGGCGTCGCGCTCGAGCGCGTGCCGTCCGGCCAGAGGATGGCATCGCCCGAAAGCATCCCGCGCCGTCCGTCGTCACAGCTGACATCGCCCCCTTGTCGGGTGCAGACCTGTGCGGCGGCCGGTCCGGAAAAGGCGGCGCCAACGGCCGAAACCAGGCTCAGCGCGGCGATGGTGTTGCGGATGGTCATGCTGCCCCCGGACGTGTTTGACGGTCTTGAGTGAATCGTCGCGCCAAACCCGCCGCCGGTTCAGCCCGCGGGCGGTTCCGAGCGGTGTGATGGCGCCTGATATTGTCTATTAAATACAACATCTTAGGGAAAAATCACCCGATTTCCCCGCCATCCCTTGCAAAATCATCGGCGCCCCTTCAAGAGAGTGCGCTCCGGAGAGATGGCCGAGTGGCTTAAGGCGCACGCTTGGAAAGCGTGTGTGCGGGAAACCGTACCGTGGGTTCGAATCCCACTCTCTCCGCCATCAGCCCTACAATTTAGGCTGTGTTAAGGGGCTGCCGCCGCCGGCCCATGTCTTGGCCCTTGTCAAAACTAAATCGGCCCATTTACTTCGGTTGATGGCCGCCCGGTCCACGACCTATCGAATGGCGTAGGAGATACGCCATGGCTGCAATCAATAAACTTAGTCCCACCGGCCTTCAGCGCGGGTACATGGACCTCATCATCAAGGGTGAGAGAAAAGAAGTCATATTCGAGCCAGGCAAGCGATATGCGGACGGGGGCAACCTCTGGCTCCAGCTCAAGTCGAAAAAGAGCGGGTCCTGGCTTTTTCAATATAAGCGGCCGGGAGAGAAGTACGATCGGCAGATGGGCCTTGGAGCCTATCCGGCGGTATCGCTAGCGGAAGCTCGGAGAAGGGCCGCTGCGGCTCGCGCGCAATTGTCAGGCGGCAAAGACCCGATCGAGGCGAAGCGTCAATCGGCTAAGGCGATAGCTGTTGAAGAGCGCGCCGCAGAAATTGAAGCGTCCGCGACTGCGGCGAGAATTGTAACCTTCCGGCAAGCGGCCGCAGATTTCATCAAGCGAAAAGAAGCCGGATGGCGAAACGCCAAGCATGCCGACCAATGGGCAAATACGCTGGCGACTTATGCTTACCCGGTTATCGGCGGTCTGGCAGTGTCCGATATCGAGACCGCGCACGTCGTCAAAATCTTGGAACCCATCTGGACGAAAAAGCCTGAGACCGCTTCCAGGGTTCGGGGGCGCATCGAAAAGGTGCTCTCCGCCGCGCGAGTATTCGGCCATCGGAGCGGCGACAATCCGGCTGCTTGGAAAGGCCATCTGGAAGAAATTCTCGCCAAGCCGAGCAAAGTGCGCAGGCAGCGGCACCAGCCCTCCATGCCATATGGAGAAGCTCCAGCCTTCTTCGACACACTGGCTTCAAAGAAGGGCATCACCTTCCGAGCTTTGGAGGTGTTAATTTTGACGGCCGCTCGGACCAATGAGATCATTGGCATGTCCGATGCGGAACTCGACTTGGATAAAAAGCTTTGGACCATTCCCGGCGCGCGGATGAAGAATGGCCAAGATCATGAAGTACCGCTCTGTGACCGCGTTGTCGAAATATTGGCGGCTCTGCCGCGCGAAGGCGGCAACCCTTACCTATTCATCGGCCAGCAGTCGGGTCGGCATCTCTGCAATATGGCCATGCTGAAAGCCATGAAAGGTCTTGCGCCGTCCTATGTCCCGCATGGCTTCCGCTCGACCTTTAACGTTTGGGCAAGCGAAAAGACCGATGCTGATCCTTTCGTTATCGAGGCCTCGCTCGCCCACACGATCCGCAATAAGAGCATGGCAGCTTATAAGCGCACGACGATGCTGGAGAAGCGTCGGAAGCTGATGGATCAATGGCAGGCATTTTTGTACCGAGATTATCATGGTAAAGAAAATTCCGGAGCTAGACGAGGAGGACGCGGCGCTCTTTTGTCAGATACTTGCGCTTTGGGATGAGCTGACAGAAAAGGGACGCCGCGCGCTAAAACCAACGCTTAAGCTCCAGAAGGGCGTTCTCCCAACCGACAAGGGCCGCTCAGAAGACTCATACCACGTGGCTTGCCGGCGCGCGGCTCTAGCCGTCTTGAAGAAGAGGCGGATTTACCGCGATGACACGTCTGGCCAATCGAGGCCAAGCATTGGCGCCTTCACTGCCGGCGCCATCAACGAGGAAATCAACAAATCGGATCTACTCCGGCAGCGAGCTGCGAGCGATACCGAGGGCAAGGTTTACGATGCAATAGCGCGGCAAGTCATAAGCGATCCGGTCCGCCGATATCCGCCGGGCTTTTTTAAATCACCCGATTTAGATTGCTAAGAAGTCACTGATCGATCTGCAACGATGCTCCGCGATCAACAAT
This genomic window contains:
- a CDS encoding trehalose-6-phosphate synthase; amino-acid sequence: MNLVVVSNRVARGKPNEPMTGGLAAALLPVVEHSGAIWVGSSGRVRDGHQKEPFAEIEALGSGAIATLDLPAAHYGGYYEGFANSALWPALHSRSDLIRVSRDDYVSYREVNAFMARALMRFRKAQTAFWVQDYHFLALGAELRDLGVDDPIGFFLHTPWPVAAVMQGVPNHRELITAMLAYDLIGFQTHDDCQNFLGYVAGELGLAVEDGVAISQHGRTRCEVFPIGIDAEKFAQYAAKSASHPDVSRLRRSLNGERLAIGVDRLDYSKGLVNRISAFDRLWTEHPQFARSISLLQIANPSRGAIEAYGNLQNEVARLVSDVNGRHGEADWTPIRYLNKGFSQAVLAGLYRTAQIGVVTPLHDGMNLVAKEYVAAQNPADPGVLVLSKFAGAANELDAALLVNPHDIDGMARAIAVAAAMPLTERKMRWDAMMKKLRGHTIQQWSADFVAELEKCRTEKAAVAPLAAQPPQALRWLKSAISGVRLI
- a CDS encoding site-specific integrase encodes the protein MAAINKLSPTGLQRGYMDLIIKGERKEVIFEPGKRYADGGNLWLQLKSKKSGSWLFQYKRPGEKYDRQMGLGAYPAVSLAEARRRAAAARAQLSGGKDPIEAKRQSAKAIAVEERAAEIEASATAARIVTFRQAAADFIKRKEAGWRNAKHADQWANTLATYAYPVIGGLAVSDIETAHVVKILEPIWTKKPETASRVRGRIEKVLSAARVFGHRSGDNPAAWKGHLEEILAKPSKVRRQRHQPSMPYGEAPAFFDTLASKKGITFRALEVLILTAARTNEIIGMSDAELDLDKKLWTIPGARMKNGQDHEVPLCDRVVEILAALPREGGNPYLFIGQQSGRHLCNMAMLKAMKGLAPSYVPHGFRSTFNVWASEKTDADPFVIEASLAHTIRNKSMAAYKRTTMLEKRRKLMDQWQAFLYRDYHGKENSGARRGGRGALLSDTCALG